ACGGAGATCGGGAAGACCGGGAGGTGCGGGGTGGGGAAGTCGCTCGGGTCCGAGCTGGACGGCCGCGCGGTGCGGGCGCTCGGCGGCGGCAGTCGGCTGCTGCTGCGCCTGGACGGCGAGCTGCTGCTGACGGTCGAGAACGACTTCCGGCTGCGGCACGGCGCGGAGGTCGAGCACTTCTACCCCGCGCTGGGCCTGACCACCTCCGGCGCGCTCGGGCGGCTCGCGGACGCCGTCATCACCGCGACGACCGTCACCCCGGCCGGGGGCCTGGAGCTCGCCTTCGACACCGGCCAGGTCCTCGCCGTCGCCCCCGACCCGGCCCCCGGCGGGCCGGTCCACCCCTGGCAGCTCTCCTCCCCCGCCGGGCTGCTGTGCACCGGCGGCCCGGACGGCTCGTTCGGCCCGTGAGGCCCGCGTCCACCCCGTGAGGCCCGCACTGACGGTGCGTCGCGGGCGGTGCGCCCCGGGTGCGGCCCGGTACCCGGGTGTGACGGCCGTTCGAGGCGGGCAACAATGGGCGGATGGAACTGCTGGCACAGGATGTGGACGTCCCAAGTGCGGCGCTGAACAGGGACGTTGAGCCGCTGATCAGAGCGCTGCGGCCGGCCCTGAGCGGCCCCGGTTTCGCCGCGTTCGCGGCCGAAGCGGCGGGCCAGGGGCTGGTGTTCACCGCCGCGTACGACAACTCGCCGACCGGACGGGGCCGTTGCGTGGGCGTGGCGACGCACCGGACGTTGGCGACCAGCCGGGGCGGGTGCTGTTCGTCGACGACCTGGTGACCGATCCGGCGCTGCGCTCGGGCGGCGTCGGGTCCTGGCTGCTGGCCGAGTTGGCGCGGCGGGCGGCCCTGGCGGGCTGCGCGCGGGTGGAGCTGGACTCCGGGGTGGTCAACCAGGGCGCGCACCGCTTCTACCACGCGCGGCGGATGTCGGTGGTGGCGTTCCACTTCTCGCTGGACGTGTCGCCCGGCCACCGCTGAGCCGAGGAGGGGGAACCCCGGCGGCGGACCCCGCGTCACTAGGATGGCGGCCGGTCGACACGGCTGACCGGCGCGGCTGACCGGTACGGCCGACCGGCGCGGGTGGGCGGGGAGAAGGGGCGGAACGTGTTCGGAATCATCAGGCCGTGCAGACACCGGTTGTCGGAGCGCCTGCACGCGTCGTGGACGGCGCACCTGTGCGGGCTGTGCCTGGCCCTGCGCGACGGCCACGGGCAGTTGGCGCGGACGGCCACCAACTACGACGGTCTGGTCGTCTCCGTCCTGGTCGAGGCGCAGTCGCCGCGGGCGGCGGACCGGCGCACGGCCGGGCCGTGTCCGCTGCGCGGCATGCGCACCGCGCCCGTGGCGACGGGCGAGGGGCGCGGCTGGCGGCGGCCGTCTCGCTGGCGCTGGCCTCGGTGAAGGTCCGCGACCACGTGCTGGACGGCGACGGCGTCTTCGCCGCCGGCCGGTGGCGGCCGGTGCCCGGCGGGTGACCCGGCGCTGGGACCGGCAGAGCGCGGGCGGCGCCGCCGCCGTCGGCTTCGACACCGGCGTCCTGCTCGCCGCCGCCGGGCGCCAGGGGGCGGCCGAGTCCGCGGTGACGGCCGGCGGGCCGCTGCTGCTCGCCACCGCGCCGACGGAGGAGGCCACGGCGGCGGCCTTCGCGCACACCGCGGTCCTGGCGGGCCGGCCGGGGAACGCCGCCGCGCTCGCCGAGGCGGGTCGGCTGTTCGGGCGGCTGGCGCACCTGCTGGACGCCGCCGAGGACCGCGCGGACGACGAGGCCCGCGGGCTGTGGAACCCGCTCACCGTCTCCGGCACCACCGGGCCCGAGGCCGAGCGGCTGTGCCGGGACGCCGTCCACGGCATCCGACTCGCCCTCCGGGAAGTCGAGTTCACCGACCGGGCGCTCGTCCACCGCCTGCTCGGCCACGAGACCGAGGAGGCCGTGGACCGCGTCTTCGGACGCCGCGCCCACCACCGGGCCTGCGCGAACGCCGCCGCGCGCACCTCCCCGCCCGACGCCGACCCGGGCGCCCCGTCGGCCCCGGAGCACACCCACGACGTCAGGAAGCCGAAGCAGCCCCGCTCGCTGATCCCGGGCTGCGCGGTCTGGCTGACGATGGCCTGCACCTGCCAGTTGCTCTGCTGCGACCACGACGACCCGTTCACCCGCGAGCGGCGCGAGGGGTTCTGCCAGCGGCACGACTGCGACTGCGGCGACTGCTGCGACGCGTGCACCTGCGACTGCTGCGACTGCTGCGGGGGCGACGGGTGTTGCAGCGGGTGCGACTGCGGCTGCGACTGCTGACCCCGGGACGCCCGGCCGGCCAGTCACCTACGGGAACACCACGGAACAGCCCGGAACACCACGGAACGGAAGCAGGACGATGACGGGACAGCGGGACTTCGCACCGGCCGCGGAGCTGACCGCCGAGTGGGGCGGCCGGCCGGCGCTCCAGGCGCTGGGCGAGTCGGCGGACCCGTTCGAGTTGGCGGCGGTCCCGGGCACCTGGCGGCCCAAGGACCGGCACTTCGGCGTGCACCGCGACGGCCGGCTGGTGGCGCACGCGGGGTTCGTGGTGGCACCGGTCGAGGTCGGCGGGCGGCGCTTCGAGGTGGCCGGGATCGGCGGGTGCTGGTCTCGCCGCACTGGCGCGGCCACGGCCTGGCCCGGGCCGTCGTCGCCGCCGCGCTGGACGCGGCCCGGGCCGACGGCCTGGAACTCGCGATGCTGTTCTGCCTGCCCGACCGGGCCCCGCTGTACGCCCGCCTCGGCTGGACGCCGCTGCCCGGCCCGGTGACGGCCGATCAGCCGGACGGCCCGGCGCCCGTCGCGCTCGGCGCGATGTGGACCGCGCTCGTCCCGGGCGCGGCCTGGCCGGCGGCGGGGCGGTCCGACTGCACTCGCTGCCGTTCTGACGCCGGGTCAGCCCACTGCCCTTGCGGGGAGGTGAGTTGGCGCCGCCCGGCGGGTTCGCCTGACGGGGTGTCGGCAGGCAACCGTTGCAGGGCTGTTGCACGAGGTGTGAGGCGGGCCACAGCCCGGGTGGAAGGTTCGTGATCGACTCGGCGGATGGCTTGGATGTGGACGGTTCGGTGGGTGTGGGGGCCGCGGTCGCGGTCGCGGCGATCGGGGCGGCCGCCGGGTGCGGGTCCCTCACGGCGGGCGGGGGCACCGCGGCGGGGTCCGCGGCACCGCCTGCCACGGGCAGCGCGGGCCCCTGCGGGGCGGCCCCGGCGGCGCGGCCGGACGGCTGGACCCGGGACGCGGTGCGCGTCCTCGCCGTCAGCGCGGACTGCCTGGAGTACGAGGTGACCAACCCGGGCACCGAGGCCGTCGACGTCGCGGTGTCGTTCGGCTGGTCGGGCACCGAGGCCCGGCTGTCGTCCGACGCGACGGGAACCCGGACGGCGGTGGCACCGGGGGCGACCGTCCGGGGCACCTTTTCGCTGACCGGGCGGGACGCCCGGCCGGACCTCCCGGTGGGCGCGGACCCGACCTTCTCGGGCGCCGCGCGCTCCACCCGCTCCCCCGGCCCGTCCGGCGCCGCGGCGCCGTCCCGAAGGTGCGGATCGTCAGGTGCGCAGCGTGCCGACGGCGGAGGCCCCGTCGACCGGCGGCGCCTGCCCCGCCGCCGGAATCCGGGTCTACGCGGACCGGGGCGACGCGGCGATGGGCTGCGGGTGGTGGGGCTGCACCTGGAGAACTGCGGGACGAAGGACGTCACGCTGAACGGCTACCCGCAGGCCCAGCTGCTCGACGAGGCACACACCCCGCTGGACGGCGTCCAGGTGCTGAAGGGCGGCGCGGCGATCGCGACGAGCACCGGCGCGGACGCCCCGCCCCGGCGCTTCACCGTCGCACCGGGCGGGAAGGCGCAGGCGACGCTGGTGTGGCGCAACACCGACGACGCCTCCTCGGCCCCGGTGAACGCGCCGTACGTGCGGGTGCGGGCCACCCCGGACGCCGCGCCGGTGATGGTGACGCCGGAACTCGACCTGGGCACGACGGGGCGGATCGGCGTCGGCGCGCTGGCAGCCGGACGAGTCCTGACGTCCGGCCGGTCCGGGACTGCGCGCTCCCGGCCCCGGCGGGGCGGGCGGGGGCGGGCCTCAGCCCACGTGGACGCGGGGGCGGCGGGAGCGGTCGGGTTCGGCCTCGCGGAGCACTTCGCGGGTGACGGGAGCGACCTCGCCCTGGCCGAAGAGGAAGAAGCGCAGGAACTGGGCGAAGGGGCTGCCCTCGGTCCATTCGAAGTAGATGTGCGGGAGTTGGCCGGTGGTGTCGCGCACGTGCAGCAGGGTCGCGGCGAGCGCGTTGGGGATGCTGGAGTGTTCGAGGGTGAGGACCCGGTAGCGGTCGTGCAGGACCTCGCCGCGGACGTGCAGTTCGGCCTCGAAGTCGGACGCGTCGCGGACGGTGACCTCGACGAAGACCAGGTCGTCCTCGGGCGGGATGTCGTTGTCGGCGCGGATCTGGTGCACCTTGTCGCGGTACTCGGCGAGGTCGCGGCCGGCCGGTTCGTTGGCGATGAAGCGGATCGTGCGGTGCGCGGTGTCGCGCACGAAGCGTTCCGCAACCTGGTCCAACCGGACGTCGGTGACCCGGAGTTCGAAGGACCGGGCGAGCCGGGAGGCGAGCGAGACCAGCACGATCGCGGCGATGAAGCAGGCGCCGATCTTCACGCCGTCCGGGCGTTCGGCGATGTTGATGCCGGTGGTGTAGAGGAAGACCCCGGCGATGACCGCGAAGCCGACGGTCCAGCCGCGCTGGCGGACGGCGTGGGCGGCGATGGTGACGGCGATCGCGGCGGAGGTGATCAGCACCAGGACGCCGGTGGCGTACGCGCCGCCCTGCTTGTCGACGTTGGCGTCGAACAGCCAGGTGATCAGGAAGGCGGTCGCGGTGAGCACCAGCACCATCGGGCGCACCGCGCGGGCCCAGTGCGGGGCCATGCCGTAGCGGGGCAGGTAGCGGGGCATCAGGTTGAGCAGGCCGGCCATCGCGGAGGCGCCGGCGAACCACAGGATGGCGATGGTGGAGAGGTCGTAGACGGAGCCGAACGCGCCGCCGAGGTAGTGGTGGGCGAGGTAGGCGAGGGCGCGGCCGTTGGCGGGGCCGCCGGGCTCGAAGTCGTCGGCGGGGATGAGCAGGGTGGTGATGAGGCTGGTGGTGATCAGGAAGCAGCTCATGATGACGGCGGCGGTGGTGAGCAGCTTGCGGGCGCCGCGGACGCGTCCGGTGGGGCGCTCCTCGGTGTCGTCCGGGTCGCCCTCGATGTGCGGCATGACGGCGACGCCGGTCTCGAAGCCGGACAGGCCGAGGGCGAGCTTGGGGAAGACCACCAGGGCGACGCCGATCATCGCGAGCGGGTCGCCGTGCTCCAGGCTGAGGGCGTGCGTCCAGTCGGTGACCACGGACGGGTCGGTGGCCACGTGCCACAGGCCGACGGCGACCACCACCACGTTCAGCGCCAGGTAGACGGCGACCAGGACGACCGCGATGCCGATGGCCTCGCTGAAGCCCTTCAGGAAGACGCCGCCGAGCAGCGCGACCAGCAGCAGGGTGATCAGCACCTGGTGACCGCCCAGCGCGCCGCGCAGGTGCGGGTTCTCGACCAGGTGGGCGGTGGCGTCGGCGGCGGACAGGGTGATGGTGATCACGAAGTCGGTGGCGGCGAAGCCGAGCAGCGCGAGGACGAAGAGCTTGCCCTTCCAGAACGACAGCAGCCGTTCCAGCATGGCGATCGAGCCCTGGCCGTGCGGGCTCTCCTGCGCGACCCGGCGGTAGACCGGCAGGGCGCCGCACAGGGTGACCAGCACCAGCACGAGGGTGGCGACCGGGGAGAGCAGGCCGGCCGCGAGTGCGGCGATGCCGGGTTGGTAGCCGAGGGTGGAGAAGTAGTCCAGGCCGGTCAGGCACATCACCTTCCACCAGCGCCGGCCGTGCTGCTGGTCGGGGCCTCGGCGTGCGGGCCGGGGTACTGCTTGGCCATGTCGGAGAGGCCGTCGAGCAGCCAGGCGCGCAACCGCTGCCGCGCCGTCCGTCCGTCCGCGGGGGCGGTGTCGACCACTGTGCTGCTCCTGTCCGGGAGGGGGCCGCCCGGGGCCGCCGGTGCTCCGGCCCGCCGGGCGGACTCCCAGGTCAATGTAGGTCACGTCCGCCGCCGTCCGGGCAGGCCGGGGCGTGGCCCGCGCTTCTTTGGCCCGGGCGGGGGGCGCCCGGGCGGAGTGCGGTCGCGGGACGCTGACGGGCCGTCCGGGCGGGGCCGGTGGACGGTTCGCCCGGGCGCGGGGGTTCGTGCCGGTCCGTCCGGTCCGGGACCATCGGCCCGGTGCGCGGGGCCTCTTGCCCCTGGCCGCGCGCCGAAGGGTTTCGACACGCTGCCATGGTCACGGCCGCCCGTGGGGGCGGTCGCGCCGCCGAGGAGAGGAACTCTCGCGCGCCCCGTCCGCGCCGCCCCGTCCTGGCGTGCCGCACGGCGCACTGTGGCGGCGGGCGTGGGTGCGGGCACGGCGAGGTGAAGGGTGTGGTGCGCGGCGGGCGGTTCGAGCACGTCCGGGCGGAAGCCGTCAAGGGCCGGCCGGGTCCCGGTCCGGGCGGCGGTCGGGGGCGGGTGGCCCTGTCGGCGGGCGGGGCGGGTTTGGCAGACTGCGGGGTGTAGCGGGGTGCAGGGGTCTGCGAGGAGGAGTGCTGCCATGTCCGAGGGTTCGGCGCCGATCAGGGTGTTCCTGCTGGACGACCACGAGGTGGTCCGCCGCGGGGTGCACGACCTGCTGGACTCGGAGCCGGACCTCCAGGTCGTCGGCGAGGCCGGGACGGTCGAGCAGGCGCTGGCCCGGGTGCCGGCGCTGCGCCCGGACGTCGCGGTGCTCGACATGCGGCTGCCGGACGGCGACGGGGTGACGGTCTGCCGGGAGTTGCGTTCACGGATGCCGCAACTCGCCTGCCTGATGCTCACCTCGTTCGACGACGAGGAGGCACTGCTCGACTCGATCATGGCGGGCGCGGCGGGCTACGTACTCAAGCAGATCAGCGGCACCGACCTGGTCACCGCGATCCGCACGGTCGCCTCGGGCCGGTCGATGCTGGACTCGGGCGCGGCGACCCGGCTGATGGCCCGGCTGCGCGGCGACACCCCGGCGCCCGCGCCGGAGTTCCCGCACCTGACCGACCGGGAGCGGGAGATCCTGGCGCTGATCGGCGAGGGCTGACCAACCGCCAGATCGGCGAGCGGGTGTTCCTCGCCGAGAAGACCGTGAAGAACCACATCTCCCGGCTGCTGGCCAAGCTCGGTGTGGAGCGCCGCGTCCAGGCCGCGGTGATCGCCACCCATCGACCCTGGCCGCGCAGCCGGGCGGCAGCGGTGGCGGCGGCAGCGGCGAGCGGGGGTTCTGAGCCCCGGGGCCGTTCCGGCGGCTGAGGGGTGACCGGTCGGTCAGCGGACCGCGCCCAGGAAGGCCGGCGCCGTCGAGACGTTGGGCTCCACCGCGTCCGCGCTGTCCAGCACCAGCCCCGTTCCGGGCGGCTCCACCGGTCCGCAGCCCGGGCGGGCCAGGGGCGGTCCGACGGCCGCGCCGCGGACTTCGGCACGCTGTCGGAGCGGCTCGCCCCGCCGACCAGGGCCGTCATCGGCAACGTCCCCGCCTGACAGCCGTGCGGGCCGTCCCTGCTCACCCGGTGGCGGGCGCGGACCCTCCGGCGGTCGGGGTGCCCTGGCCCGCAACCGGGTTGAGCGCGTGGAGGCGGACGGTGTCGCTACGCCGGTCGAACCACAGGGTGGCCCGGTGGCCGTCGCCGCTGCGGTCGAGGTCGTCCGAGCGGACCCACTCGGGGTCCTCGGGCCCCTGACCGTCGAGCGGTGCGGTGAACCAGGAGGTGGCGGAGATGTCCGCCTCGGCCGGGCCGCCGGGGACGAAGGGGTGGGCCGCCGTCAGTTCACCGAGCCGGCCGGGGCGAGCCGGGCCAGGCCGACGATCACCAGGTCCGGCGAGGGCAGGCCGCGGTCGTCGTGGTCCCGGCTGCTCGTCCACCTGGCGTCGGTGAGCGGGCCGAGCGCCGGGAACACCCGCTCCAGCGCCGCGTGGCCGGTGTGCCGCCCGCCACCGCCGCCACCGTTCGCGCCGCCAGCGCTGCCGCCACCGTCCACCGCCCGGCGGAGCGCCCACCAGGCGGGCAGGACCGTCGCGGCCGCCCCGATCCGGGTCGGTCTCCGTCGCTGCACCACGTTCCTCCCGCTCCGTCGTCAGCCCAACGGGAGGGCGTAGACGGGCTCCTGGCCGAAGGCGGTGAAACCGGTCCTCCGCAGGACCGGCCCGGAGGTGGCCGGGTTGCTCTTGACCAGGGCCATCGTCGCTCCGTTCGCCGCCGCGTAGTCGAGCCGGGCGGCCAGCACCGCCCGGTACACCCCGCGGCCCCGCCGGGCCGGGACGACCACGCCGCCGGTCAGCCGGGCGACGCCGTCCACGACCGCCACGCCGCCCGTTCCGACGGGCTCACCGTCCAGGTAGGCGACGAGCGTGCCGCCCGGCCCGCCGGGGTGGCCTTGGCGTTCCTGGCCGCGGTGCGCTCCAGCCGGGTGGCGGGCGGGAGTTCGCCGCCGAAGCCGGTGACCTCGACGGCGGCCCCGTCCCGCACCGTCACGAAGTCGGTGGCCCAGCGCAGTTCCACCGGTGCGGTCGGCGGCCGGAGCGCCGGTGCGCCGTCGGCCAGGTCCGCGGCCAGGATCTCCAGGCCGAGCTTCACCCGCCCGCCGCGCGCGGCCAGTTCGTCGCGCAGGCCGGGCGGGTCGCCGATCAGCACCTGCCAGTCGAGCACCGGCGGTCCGAGCGTCCGGGCCCGTGCCAGCACGGCGTCCACGGCCGGGGCCAGCGGTCCGGCGGGGGTGAAGGAGACCACCGACAGGTCGAACCCGTAGTAGTCGGGCAGCCGCAGGATCGTGTACCCGGCGTCCTCGACGACCTCGGCGTCGTCCGGCATCCACACCCAGGCCGCCCCCGCCGCGGCGACCGCTTCGGTCGAAAGGCTCATCCGCCCAACCTAGACGCCCCGGTCGCCGGGCCCGGCGGGGGTCCGGCAGGCTGTTGCAGAACCATGACGGTCTTCGTCCCGCGCCCGTTCCCGCCCGGCGAACATCCGGCAGGTGCACGTAGGACGGTCCGCCCGGCTGATCATCGGGGAGCGGAGCGGATGCAGGGGGCGGGCGGTGCGGGGAGGAGGGCGAACTTTTCCGGTTCCCGTGTCGATCCGCGCCCGTGCCGTTCGACCTTGGGGTAGAGAGGGTCGGAACACGGCCCCGAGAACGAGGAGAGCGGCGATGGCGAAGTACATGCTGATCATGCGGGCGACGGACGAGACGCTCGCGAAGATGATGGAGACGCCCTTCGAGGAGATGCTCGCAACGGTGGGGCGGTTCAACGAGGAGCTGATCCGGGCGGGCGTGCTGGTCGCCGCCGAGGGCCTGGACGACGCGTCGCAGGGCGCGGTGGTCGACTTCGACGGCGAGGTGCCGGTGGTCACGGACGGGCCGTACGGGGAGACGAAGGAGCTGTTCGGCGGGTTCTACCTGATCGACGTCGCGTCGAAGGAGGAGGCCGTGGAGTGGGCGAAGCGGCTGCCGGCGATGCCGGGGGCGAAGTGCGAGGTGCGGCGGGTGCCGGGCATCGAGGAGTTCCCGCAGGACAACGAGTGGATCGTCAAGGAGCGGGCGTGGCGCGAGCGGACCGGTCAGCTCTGATGCCGGCCACCGACGACGGCCCGCCGGTCACCGAGGCGGCGCGGCGGGCCGTCGCGGCGGTCTGGCGGATCGAGTCCGCCCGGGTGGTCGGCGCGCTGGCCCGCTGGACCGGGGACTTCGCGCTGGCCGAGGACGTCGCGCAGGAGGCGCTGGCGGAGGCGCTGGTCCGCTGGTCGCGCGACGGCGCGCCCGCCGAGCCGGTGGGCTGGCTGCTGACCACCGCCCGGCGGCGGGCGGTGGACGCCTTCCGCCGCCGCTCGGCGCTGGACAGCCGGTACGCGCTGCTGGCGGGCCCGCTCGCCGAGGGCGAGGCGCACGCGGGCGCGGCGCCCGGCGGCGGGCGGCCGACGACCTGCCGTGGGACCCGGACCGGATCGACGACGACGTGCTGGCGCTGGTGTTCACCGCCTGCCACCCGGTGCTCTCGCCCGAGGCCCGGGTGGCGCTGACGCTGCGCGTGGTGAGCGGCCTGTCCAGCGAGGAGATCGCCCGGGCGTTCCTGGTGCCGGTGCCCACCGTGCAGGCCCGGATCACCCGGGCGAAGAAGACGATCGCGGCGGCCCGCGTCCCGTTCGAGCTGCCGCCCGCCGAGGAGCGGCGGGCCCGGCTGGCGCGGTGCTGAGCGTGCTGTACGTGGTGT
This is a stretch of genomic DNA from Kitasatospora fiedleri. It encodes these proteins:
- a CDS encoding DUF6188 family protein — translated: MGKSLGSELDGRAVRALGGGSRLLLRLDGELLLTVENDFRLRHGAEVEHFYPALGLTTSGALGRLADAVITATTVTPAGGLELAFDTGQVLAVAPDPAPGGPVHPWQLSSPAGLLCTGGPDGSFGP
- a CDS encoding sigma factor-like helix-turn-helix DNA-binding protein — encoded protein: MLSPEARVALTLRVVSGLSSEEIARAFLVPVPTVQARITRAKKTIAAARVPFELPPAEERRARLARC
- a CDS encoding sigma factor; protein product: MARADRSALMPATDDGPPVTEAARRAVAAVWRIESARVVGALARWTGDFALAEDVAQEALAEALVRWSRDGAPAEPVGWLLTTARRRAVDAFRRRSALDSRYALLAGPLAEGEAHAGAAPGGGRPTTCRGTRTGSTTTCWRWCSPPATRCSRPRPGWR
- a CDS encoding GNAT family N-acetyltransferase, with the protein product MLVSPHWRGHGLARAVVAAALDAARADGLELAMLFCLPDRAPLYARLGWTPLPGPVTADQPDGPAPVALGAMWTALVPGAAWPAAGRSDCTRCRSDAGSAHCPCGEVSWRRPAGSPDGVSAGNRCRAVARGVRRATARVEGS
- a CDS encoding GNAT family N-acetyltransferase — protein: MLFVDDLVTDPALRSGGVGSWLLAELARRAALAGCARVELDSGVVNQGAHRFYHARRMSVVAFHFSLDVSPGHR
- a CDS encoding YciI family protein gives rise to the protein MAKYMLIMRATDETLAKMMETPFEEMLATVGRFNEELIRAGVLVAAEGLDDASQGAVVDFDGEVPVVTDGPYGETKELFGGFYLIDVASKEEAVEWAKRLPAMPGAKCEVRRVPGIEEFPQDNEWIVKERAWRERTGQL